GGCTTTGCCGGTGCTATGAAACGACATGGTTTCGGTGGTTTAAGGGCATCACATGGTGTTTCTGTATCGCATCGTAGTCATGGCTCAACCGGAAACAGACAAGATCCAGGAAAAGTCTTCAAAAATAAAAAAATGGCTGGTCATATGGGTGATAGACGTGTTACAAAGTTAAATCTCCATATACAAGCAATTGATCAAGACAGATCACTGATCTTTATAAAAGGTAGTGTACCGGGAGCTAAGAACAGTTTGGTCTTTATAAGAGATGCTATTAAGTGTAGATCTAAAACCTTAGATTCTAACGCCTAAATACTGAAGGTTTGTACCGGTAGTTGATAGCAGTGTCTCCGTAATTTGGTGGAAAAAATGAAAATTAAAGTATTAGATAGAGAAAACAAAGAAGTTGGAGAGATCGAACTTGATGATCAAGTCTTCGGCATCGAGTCCAGAGCCGATATACTCTCTCGGGTGGTAACATGGCAGTTGGCTCGTCGTCAAGCTGGAACGCATAGCGTTAAAGAAAGAGGCGACGTGCGTGGATCAACAAGAAAGATTTACAAGCAAAAAGGTACCGGTGGTGCCCGTCATGGAAGCAAGCGCGGCGCACAGTTCCGTGGTGGTGGTATAATATTTGGTCCGGTTGTTAGGGATCATGGCTATGACCTTCAAAAAAAGGTACGCAAGCTAGGTCTTAAAATGGCATTGTCTGAAAAGGCACGGACGGGCAATCTTTTTGTTTTTGATCAATTGTCGCTTGCTGAAAGCAAAACAAGGTTGGCATTGCAAATGTTTGATTGTTTTTCTGCTACATCAGCGTTGTTGATTGACGGAGAGCAGGTTAACGAAAACATGAGAAACGCTGTTTCTAATTTGGAACACCTTAATATCCTTCCTCAAATTGGGGCAAATGTTTATGACATTTTGCGAAATGACAAGCTTGTTATTTCTGTAGAAGGAGTGAAAGCGCTTGAGGCAAGATTACGATGAAAAATAAAAGAATTAATCTAAATTTATACGACGTTATTCGTTATCCAGTTTTGACGGAAAAATCAAACTTAATGACAGAAGGAAATCAATATTTCTTTGCTGTTGCTAAGGATGCGAATAAAGGCGATATTAAGCAGGCTGTTGAACTTGTATTTGACGTTAAAGTTAAATCCGTAAATACGTTAATTAGGAAGGGCAAGACAAGAACTTTCCGTGGACGTAAAGGAAGACAGTCAGACGTAAAGAGAGCAATGGTTTCTCTTGAGTCGGGACAAATAATAGACTTTTCAAGTGGAGTGTAGTCATAATGGCCTTAAAAAGCTATAAGCCAACAACACCTGGGCAAAGACAGCTCATTGACATCGATAGAAAAGAAATCTGGAAGGGTTCTCCGCACAAAGCATTGTGTATCGGCAAAAAGAAGTCGGGCGGAAGAAACAATCTCGGCAGAACAACCTCTTGGAATATGAGCGGCGGTCATAAGCAAAAATACCGTATCATTGATTTCAAGCGTGATAAGCATGATATGCCTGGCGTTGTTGAGAGGATCGAGTATGATCCAAACAGAAGCGCGTTTATCGCCTTGTTAAAATACGAGGATGGTGAGTTTCGGTATATTTTGGCCCCCCAAAGATTGCAACCTGGTGATTCAGTTGTTGCGTCAGAAAAGGCCGATATAAAGCCCGGTAACGCTATGATGCTTAAAAGCATACCCGTTGGAACGATTGTTCACAATGTTGAGTTAAAAATCGACAAGGGCGGTCAGATTGCGCGATCAGCTGGGACTTATGCCCAGATCATGGGACGCGATTCAGGGTATATTATTGTTAAGATGACATCCGGTGAAGTAAGGCTCATTAAAGGCGAATGCAAAGCAACCGTCGGCGCTTTATCAAACTCTGATCATCAAAACAGGTCTTATGGTAAGGCTGGACGTATGAGATGGCTTGGTGTTAAACCAACTGTCCGAGGCGTTGCCATGAACCCAGTCGACCATCCGCATGGTGGTGGTGAAGGTAAAACTTCTGGTGGACGGCATCCCGTAACACCGTGGGGCAAGCCAACGAAGGGCAAGAAGACACGCAAGAATAAGCGTACAACTAATATGATAATAAGACGTCGTAAATAACGGAGATAAAAGTGGCAAGATCTGTATGGAAAGGCCCCTTCTTTGACAAGTACCTTTTAAAGAAGGCAAGTACAACAAAGGAGTCGGGAAGAAAAGAGATCATTAAGACATGGTCTAGAAGATCAACTGTTATTCCTCAATTCGTTGGGGTGACGTTTGGTGTGCATAATGGGCATAAGTTTATCCCTGTTTATGTAACCGAAAATATGGTTGGACATAAACTTGGTGAATTTGCGCCGACACGCACATATCACGGACATGGCGCTGATAAAAAGGCAAAAAGATAGTAAGTAAAACCAAAAGGTTTGACCAAAGGTTTAAAGGTTAGGGTGTAAAAATGGACTCTGGAACAGCGATGGCAATTTTGAATGGACTTAGAGTAAGTCCACGCAAATTAAATTTGATTGCTCAAGCAATTCGTGGGATGAAAGCCGACAAGGCAATAAATTATCTGTCTTTTTGCCAAAGAAGAGTAGCAAAAGATGTTAAAAAGACTGTACTATCTGCTATAGCAAATGCGGAAAACAATCACGGTCTTGATATCGATAAGCTGTATATTCATGAAGCTTATGTTGGTCATGGAATACGCTTGAAGCGTTTTCATGCAAGAGCAAAGGGACGAGGAGCATCAATTAAAAAGGTGTTTAGTAATCTCAGCGTCAAAGTTATAGAAAAAGAGGTTTAAAAAAGCTATGGGGCAAAAAGTAAACCCTATCGGGCTAAGGTTAGGGATCAATAAAACCTGGGATTCTAGGTGGTTCGCTAAGCGCGATTATGGAAAACTCTTACATCAAGATATTGCCATTCGTGCATACATTGGTGAAAATCTAACACAAGCAGGAATTTCGAAGGTTGTTATTGAAAGGCCAGCTAAAAAAGCGCGGTTAAGTATTTATACAGCACGTCCTGGTATTTTGATTGGTAAAAAGGGTGCAGACATTGAAAAGCTGCGTCAGAGCCTCACGAAAATTGCCAAGGTTGATGTTTCTATTAATATTATAGAAATTCGGAAGCCAGAATTGGATGCAAAGCTCATCGCTGAGGGGATCGCTCAACAAATCGAGAGACGCGTTTCGTTCCGACGGGCCATGAAGAGAGCAATGCAGTCAGCGCAACGTTTGGGTGCACTTGGGATTCGTGTTAACTGTTCTGGTCGCCTTGGTGGTGCAGAAATTGCCCGTATGGAGTGGTATCGTGAAGGAAGGGTGCCGTTGCATACCTTGCGGTCCGATATTGACTATGGTACAGGGACTGCCAAGACAACTTATGGAACGTGCGGTATAAAGGTTTGGGTCTATAAAGGGGAGATCAAAGAACATGATCCCATGGCTCAGGATAAAAAAACTGCTGAATATGTGTTAAATCGCTAGATTTTTTGAGGCTAATATGTTATCACCAAAAAAGACAAAGTACCGTAAAGCTTTTAAAGGAAAAGTTCACGGTCTTGCAAAAGCAGGTACTTCGGTAAGCTTTGGAAGCTTTGGCTTAAAAGCAGTCGAACCAGCCCGCGTAACAGCGCGTCAGATAGAAGCTGCCCGCCGTGCCATAACAAGGCACATCAAGAGAGTTGGAAGAGTTTGGATTAGAATATTTCCGGATGTTCCAGTCTCAAGAAAGCCTGCAGAAGTAAGAATGGGTAGCGGCAAAGGGTCGCCAGAATTTTGGATGTGTCGTGTGAAACCAGGACGCGTTATGTTTGAGTTGGATGGCGTTGCACAAGACGTGGCTGAAAAAGCTTTCGAGCTGGCATCAGAAAAACTTCCGATACAAACAAAGTTTGTTAAAAGACTTGTCTAGAAGGCAGAGAAGAAAATGAAATTCGATTCGATTTTAAGTAAAAGCAAAGAAGAGCTATACGAAATTGTTCTTATGCTGAAAAAAGAAATGCTGAACCTCCGGACACAGGCCAAGGTCAATCAACAAACGAATGTGACAAGGACACGCGAATGTCGTCGGGATGTAGCGCGCGTTAAAACTAGATTGAAACAGTTAGAATCAAACGGATAAGGGAGACTGGTAGATGCCGCGCAGAGTGCTACAGGGCGTTGTTGTCAGCGATAAAAGCAACAAAACGATTATTGTCAAAGTAGAAAAAAATATAATGCACCCCGTGTACAAGAAGTACATTAAAAGGCATTGCAAGTATGCTGTTCATGACGAAGAAAATTCCTGCAAAGTTGGTGATAGTGTAAGCATACTCGAATCACCGCCAATATCGAAAACAAAAAAATGGATCGTAAAGCAGTAAGTAGTGCGCACAGCAATAGTATGTGCACTCAGGCAAATTGGGGTATGTGATTGTGATACAAGTAGAATCAAGATTAGAAGTAGCTGACAATTCAGGCGCAAAAGAAGTTCTTTGCATTAAAGTACTTGGTGGCGCCAAAAGAAGGTACGCTTCTGTTGGGGACGTTATAGTCGTTTCTGTTAAGGATGCCGTGCCAAGAGGCAAGGTAAAAAAGGGTGAAGTTTTACGCGCCGTTGTTGTAAGAACAAAGCAAGCCGTCAAAAGAATTGATGGGTCATTGATTGCGTTCGATACAAATGCTGCCGTTATGATCAACAAACAAGGCGAACCCATTGGTAGCCGTATTTTTGGTCCTGTTACCCGTGAATTACGTTCTGCCGGATACATGAAAATCATTTCTTTGGCACCAGAGGTTCTCTAAAATGACTCAAATTAAATGCAAAATCAAAAAAGGTGACGTTGTCGTTGTGACAACTGGAAAAAACAAAGGCAAGACTGGTCTTGTCCAAAAAGTAATTTTGGCTGAATCACGGTTGCTTGTTGATGGAATCAACGTTGTTCGTCGGAACAAAAAGCCAACTGCTCAAAATCCAGACGGGCCAGTGACAAAGAATTTGCCTATTCATATTTCCAACGTATCTTTGTTTGATCCCGAGACGGATCAAATTTCAAAAGTTGGGTATAAAATTTCGGAAAGTGGGCAAAAGGTTCGTTTTTTGAGAAAAACAGGAACAGAGCTGTAAACCTAGAAATCGCCTACTAAACGTTTTGAGTGAAAAAAATGACCGCTTTAAAAGAAAAATATGAAAAAAGTATCAAGAAAGCCTTAATGGAAGAGCTTGGTCTAACGAACGCATTGAGTGTGCCAAGAGTGACGAAGGTTGTTGTCAACATGTGCGTCGGCGAAGCCGCACAAGACAGCAAGAAGCTTCAGGTTGCTGTTGATGATCTTATGGCGATAACCGGACAAAAGCCAATCATTACAAAAGCTAAAAAATCTATTGCCGCCTTTAAATTGAGAGAAGGCATGAGTATCGGGGCAAAAGTTACCCTTAGAAAAGATATGATGTATGAATTCCTTGACAGACTCATTAATATAGCTCTTCCTAGAGTGAGAGATTTTAGAGGGCTGTCCATAAAGAGTTTTGACGGTAATGGTAATTATTCTTTGGGAATTAAGGAACAAATTGTTTTCCCAGAAATAAATTATGATAAAGTCGATAAGGTTCGCGGTTTTGATGTGACAGTTTGTACGACAGCAAAAAACGATGAAGATGCTGGAAAGCTTCTGAAAGCGCTGAACTTCCCGTTCACTAATTAAACTTTTCAATTAAATTGCTCTGGTTAGAGTGAGGTAAAATATGGCAAAGCAAAGTTCGATAGAAAACAATAAAAGGCGTGAGCGCATTATTGCTTCCTATCAGAAGAAAAGAAGCCTGTTAAAGGCCGTAACACAAGACAAGGATCTTCCCTTGGAAGAAAGAATACAAGCAACATTCAAACTTTCTGAATGTCCAAGAAATTCATGCGGTGTAAGATATAGAAACCGTTGTGAATTAACCGGAAGAGCACGTAGTGTGTACAGAAAGTTTAAATTATCGAGAATTGCTCTGCGTGAATTATCATTGCAGGGTGTGATACCTGGAATAGTAAAAGCAAGTTGGTGAAGAAGAATGACAATAAGTGATCCAATCAGTGATTTATTGACGAGAATTAGAAATGCTCAAAGAGCAAACAAGGAAAATGTAAAAGCACCTGCTTCTAAGCAAGCGGAATGTCTTTTGCAGGTTCTGGCCGATGAAGGATACATAAGGGGATTTTTACGGGAAAAAGGCGAAGGATTTGCTGATCAATTAAAAATTGAACTCAAGTACTTTGATGGTCTTCCTGTGATCAAATTAATTGATAGAGTGTCAAAGCCTGGTAGACGGGTTTATTCATCTATCAAGGAATTGCCCTTGGTTCGGAATGGCCTTGGAATCAATATTTTGAATACATCTCATGGTGTCATGTCTGATGCTCGCGCACGAAAAGAAGGCATCGGCGGTGAGGTCATTTGTGCAGTATTTTAAGTTGTGCGCTGAGTTAAGGCACAATGGTTTAGGAAGAGAAATATGTCCAGAGTAGGAAAAAACGAGATCGCATTACCGTCCAGTGTTGAATTTAAGCACGATGGCGGAATGTTGACTGTAACGGGTAAGATGGGTGCGGAAACTCTTGCAATACCTGAATGTCTCAAAATGGAGAATTCAGAAAAGGGCGTGAGGCTTGTTCCTGTTGATGATGACAGAAAGACACGAATCCTTTGGGGTACAACGCAACGAAATCTTGCGAATGCGGTCAAGGGTGTGAGCGAAGGCTTTACCATTAACATGGAATTGAACGGCGTCGGATATAGGGCTGCTGTAGCAGGAAAGAGACTGACCTTGCAGTTAGGGTACAGCCATGATATCGTGTACGATATTCCTGATGGAATTACCATTAAATCGGAAAAACCGACAGCTTTTTCAATTAGTGGCGCTTCTAAGCAGCAAATTGGACAAATTGCAGCATATTTACGTGCTTTCAGAAAGCCAGAGCCTTATAAAGGCAAAGGGATAATGCGGGCTAAGGAATTTGTTGTTAGGAAAGAAGGAAAGAAGAAATAGCATGGCAAAGTGTTTAGAGCTGCTGCAGAAAAGAAAAGAACGTCAACGTCACAAGTTGCGTACGCTATCCACGGGTAGACCCCGTTTGAGCGTACATCGCACAAACAAGCATACCTATGCACAGATTATCGATGACACCACACGCGTTACGATGGTTGCGGTTTCGACTTTGTCACCCGCTGCAAAAGGTATTGTCAGTGGTGGCAACAAAGATGCGGCAATAATGGTCGGTAAGCTAATCGCAGAAGAAGCCTTAAAAAAGGGCATTAGCTCGGTTGTTTTTGATCGATCCGGATATCTTTATCACGGACGCATAAAAGCATTAGCCGACAGCGCACGCAGCGGCGGATTACAATTTTAAATAGTGAAATAAGTTACTAAGAATTTAGGTAATAAATTATGGCGAGACAATCATCCAACGAAAACCACCGCGAAGAACAACAGTTTATTGAAAAACTTGTTAGCGTAAGGCGCGTAACAAAGGTTGTAAAGGGCGGCAAGACACTGCGTTTTTCTGCCTTAGTTGTTGTTGGCGATGGAAAAGGAAAAGTCGGGTACGCTACAGGAAAAGCGAAGGAAGTCCCGGATGCTGTTAAAAAAGCATCTGAGCGGGCAAAAAGAAGCATGATTCGTGTTCCTCTGAGGGAAGCTAGAACATTGCATCATGACACGAATGCCAGAATTGGCGCTGGTCGTGTTTATCTAAGGCCAGCCCCCGCTGGTACTGGCGTGATTGCCGGTGGTGCGATGCGTGCTGTTTTCGAAGCATTGGGGTTACATGACGTGGTTAGTAAATCAGTCGGCACAGGAAACTATCATAACACAGTTCGTGCAACAATCGGCGCTTTGAAAGCTGTTTATTCCCCTCGTCAAGTTGCGAATAAGCTTGGCAAGAAGCTTGGTGAAATCGTCGCACGTCGTGAACATGGCACAAAAGCTGTTAAGAATACTTCCGAAGAAACCAAGGTTTTGGTTTAAGGATATTAGTCTCATTGATAGAAATAGTCAGTAAAGGGTTGTAAAATGAAAGCCGCTTCAAAAAGAATCACTGTTCAGCAGCATGGTAGTGCGATCAGAAGGCATTCAACACAATTAGAGAATTTGAAATCTCTTGGGTTGGGTAAGATTGGCGCACAAAGAGAATTAGAGGATACAGCGTCTATTCGCGGTCTTATTCGCAAAGTGCAACACATGGTTCGGATCGTATCAGAATAACGAATATAAAAATCGCGAAATAAAAGGGCTCAGTGATGTCTCATCAATTAAATACAATAAAAGATAATAAAGGCGCGCGCGTTTCTAAGAAATTGGTTGGTAGAGGCCTCGGTTCTGGTCTTGGAAAAACTTCTGGTCGTGGCGGGAAGGGGCAGACTGCTCGTTCTGGCGTCGCAATCAACGGATTCGAAGGTGGTCAAACCCCTATTTACAGAAGATTGCCAAAAAGAGGTTTCGTGAACATTCATCGCGTCGAATTGCATGAATTGGATTTCAAGAAACTGAATGCCCTTTTTGAGAAGCATAACTTGCCAAAAGACACCGTGATTAACCTGGATGTTTTGAAGGCTCTTGGTTGTACACCTCAACACATGCGGGGCGTAAGTCTTATTGGAAACGGTGTTCCAAGTCAGGCTTACAAGCTTGCCATAACAAGAGCAACAAAGACAGCTCAAAAGCTTCTTGATGCATCTGGTGGTTCTGTCGTATTCGAATAAGAGTCGCTTTCTGGGTAAATTATTTAAAGGTCAAGTATGTCATCAGCAATAGAACAATTAGCGGCAGGGATTAGTTTTTCTACTTTCAGCAAGGCGGAAGATTTAAAAAAGAGAATTTGGTTTACGCTTGCCGCTTTGGTTATTTATAGGTTGGGGACATATGTGCCATTGCCTGGAATCAATCCGCTGATTATCTCTGAGTTTACTCGGCAAAATGCAGGTGGGATTCTTGGGATTCTTGATATGTTTTCGGGTGGTGCGATTGGTCGTATGACCATTTTTTCCCTGAACATCATGCCTTATATCTCTGCCAGCATCATTGTTCAGTTGATGACGTCAGTCTCTCCGCACATGGAGGCCCTAAAGAAAGAGGGCGAAACTGGCAAGAAAAAGCTTAATCAATATACACGGTACGGAACCGTTTTCCTGGCGGCTATACAAGCTTATGGAATTGCATTTGGGCTCGAGAAAATGACCGGCCATTCCGGACCGGCTGTCCTTGATCCGGGATTTATGTTCAAAATGTCAACGATCATCACCTTAACAGGCGGAACGTTGTTCATTATGTGGCTCGGTGAGCAGATTACATCCAGGGGGATCGGAAACGGAACTTCGATCATCATTTACTCTGGTATCGTTGCAAACTTACCGCAGGCTATCTTTAATACATTCGAATTAGGTAGGCAGGGTGCGCTATCTGCGGTTGTTATCATCGGCGTGATGGCCATGGTTGCGCTTGTCATTGGATACATTGTGTTTATGGAAAAGGCCCAAAGGCGCATTCCGATCCAATATCCGAAACGCCAAGTTGCGGCGAACATGCCAGCAGTTTCACAAAATACGCATTTGCCGCTTAAGCTTAATAGTGCTGGTGTGATTCCGCCAATCTTTGCATCCTCTCTGCTTTTGTTGCCCGCAACGATTATAGGGTTTTCGAGCACGTCCCAAGATTCTTGGATGGCTTCCTTTTCGCGTTTGTTTGCGCATGGACAGCCAATTTATATGGTATGTTTTATCGGTTTGATCATTTTCTTTGCGTTCTTTTATACGGCACTGATGTTCAACCCGACAGAGACATCCGATAACCTCAAGAAAATGGGTTCCTATATACCGGGTATTAGGCCGGGTCCACAGACAGCGGAATATATCGACTATGTTTTGACTCGGTTGACGGTTGTTGGTGCCATTTACCTAGCGTCGGTTTGTATTTTGCCTGAATTGATTTTGTCCCGGGTTTCCCTACCATTCTATTTTGGTGGAACCAGCCTGTTGATCGTTGTTAGTGTGACCATTGATACGGTTGGGCAAATACAGTCTCACCTTGTGGCGCATCAGTACGAAGGGTTGATTAAAAAATCAAAACTCAAGGGCAAGACAAAGAAATGATCGTTGTTTTTTTAGGCCCTCCCGGTTGTGGCAAGGGCACACAAGCATCGTTCCTGAATAAGGCCTTTGGTTTTTATCATTTGTCAACAGGCGACGAGATTCGGAATGAAATCAGAGAAAAGACACCATTGGGACTGCAAATTGCGGAGCCCTATGAGCGTGGAGAACTTTTGTCAGACAAAATAGTTCTTGAAATTGTTGAGAAAATAATTGCAAAGCACGCAACTAAAAGTATACTATTTGATGGGTTTCCAAGAACTTTGCCGCAGGCTCAGTCCTTGGATGATGTTTTGGGTAAGCATCATTTACAAGTTGATGCTGTTATCAGTTTTAGCGTTGACGATGATTTGATAGTCCAAAGGGTTCTGGGACGGATAGTTTGTGGTTCCTGTCAAAGCGTGTATAACACATACACTAATCCAACAAAAGAATCTGGTGTGTGTGATCACTGTGGATCACAAAATTTTATCAGAAGAACAGATGACACAGAGGATGCTTTGAAGACAAGGCTGGATCTTTATAAAAAAACGATAGAACCTGTCAAAGAGTACTATATTAAAAAAGAGAAACTTGTTAACATCGACGCTTCAAAGGGCGCTGGGGAAGTAACTCAATCATTATTAATGGACCTTAACATTGTAGAACAAGGAGAGTAAGGTGGCACGTATTGCTGGTGTCAATATACCGACACAAAAGAAGGTAGTTATTGGATTAACGTACATTTTCGGTATTGGCGATAATATTGCCAAACGAATAATGCAAGAGGCTGGAATTGACATGCAAAAGCGCGTCAATCAACTTAGCGATCATGAAGTTTTGAAAATCAGGGAACTGATCGATCGTGATTGCAAAGTGGAAGGTGATCTTAGGCGTGAAGTATCAATGAACATCAAGCGTTTGATGGATCTTGGTTGCTATCGTGGCCTGCGTCACAGAAAAGGCTTGCCGGTCAGAGGACAAAGAACTCACACGAACGCAAGAACAAGAAAAGGCAAAGCGGTTGCTATTGCTGGTAAAAAGATGGTTGGTAAGTAGTATCAAAAGAGTTTGATAAAGCAGAAACTCGAAGCCACTTTGTGTAATGCATAATCAGGTTTCGTTTTTTGGTTTATTGAAATTAAAAGTGAAAAAAAGAATTCAGGTGAATTATGGCACAGAAGACAGTAGCTCGCGTTAAAAGAAGAGAAAAGAAAAATATCGTTAATGCCGTTGCTCATATCAATGCAACCTTTAACAATACTTTGATTACCATCAGTGATGAACAGGGAAATGCAATTTCATGGTCATCGGCCGGGACAGCTGGTTT
Above is a window of Alphaproteobacteria bacterium DNA encoding:
- a CDS encoding 50S ribosomal protein L23 — encoded protein: MKNKRINLNLYDVIRYPVLTEKSNLMTEGNQYFFAVAKDANKGDIKQAVELVFDVKVKSVNTLIRKGKTRTFRGRKGRQSDVKRAMVSLESGQIIDFSSGV
- the rpsQ gene encoding 30S ribosomal protein S17, which encodes MPRRVLQGVVVSDKSNKTIIVKVEKNIMHPVYKKYIKRHCKYAVHDEENSCKVGDSVSILESPPISKTKKWIVKQ
- the rplB gene encoding 50S ribosomal protein L2; this encodes MALKSYKPTTPGQRQLIDIDRKEIWKGSPHKALCIGKKKSGGRNNLGRTTSWNMSGGHKQKYRIIDFKRDKHDMPGVVERIEYDPNRSAFIALLKYEDGEFRYILAPQRLQPGDSVVASEKADIKPGNAMMLKSIPVGTIVHNVELKIDKGGQIARSAGTYAQIMGRDSGYIIVKMTSGEVRLIKGECKATVGALSNSDHQNRSYGKAGRMRWLGVKPTVRGVAMNPVDHPHGGGEGKTSGGRHPVTPWGKPTKGKKTRKNKRTTNMIIRRRK
- the rpsN gene encoding 30S ribosomal protein S14, producing MAKQSSIENNKRRERIIASYQKKRSLLKAVTQDKDLPLEERIQATFKLSECPRNSCGVRYRNRCELTGRARSVYRKFKLSRIALRELSLQGVIPGIVKASW
- the rplO gene encoding 50S ribosomal protein L15, which codes for MSHQLNTIKDNKGARVSKKLVGRGLGSGLGKTSGRGGKGQTARSGVAINGFEGGQTPIYRRLPKRGFVNIHRVELHELDFKKLNALFEKHNLPKDTVINLDVLKALGCTPQHMRGVSLIGNGVPSQAYKLAITRATKTAQKLLDASGGSVVFE
- the rpsE gene encoding 30S ribosomal protein S5 produces the protein MARQSSNENHREEQQFIEKLVSVRRVTKVVKGGKTLRFSALVVVGDGKGKVGYATGKAKEVPDAVKKASERAKRSMIRVPLREARTLHHDTNARIGAGRVYLRPAPAGTGVIAGGAMRAVFEALGLHDVVSKSVGTGNYHNTVRATIGALKAVYSPRQVANKLGKKLGEIVARREHGTKAVKNTSEETKVLV
- the rplF gene encoding 50S ribosomal protein L6, whose translation is MSRVGKNEIALPSSVEFKHDGGMLTVTGKMGAETLAIPECLKMENSEKGVRLVPVDDDRKTRILWGTTQRNLANAVKGVSEGFTINMELNGVGYRAAVAGKRLTLQLGYSHDIVYDIPDGITIKSEKPTAFSISGASKQQIGQIAAYLRAFRKPEPYKGKGIMRAKEFVVRKEGKKK
- the rplR gene encoding 50S ribosomal protein L18, whose translation is MAKCLELLQKRKERQRHKLRTLSTGRPRLSVHRTNKHTYAQIIDDTTRVTMVAVSTLSPAAKGIVSGGNKDAAIMVGKLIAEEALKKGISSVVFDRSGYLYHGRIKALADSARSGGLQF
- the rplN gene encoding 50S ribosomal protein L14, with product MIQVESRLEVADNSGAKEVLCIKVLGGAKRRYASVGDVIVVSVKDAVPRGKVKKGEVLRAVVVRTKQAVKRIDGSLIAFDTNAAVMINKQGEPIGSRIFGPVTRELRSAGYMKIISLAPEVL
- the rplX gene encoding 50S ribosomal protein L24 → MTQIKCKIKKGDVVVVTTGKNKGKTGLVQKVILAESRLLVDGINVVRRNKKPTAQNPDGPVTKNLPIHISNVSLFDPETDQISKVGYKISESGQKVRFLRKTGTEL
- the rplD gene encoding 50S ribosomal protein L4, producing the protein MKIKVLDRENKEVGEIELDDQVFGIESRADILSRVVTWQLARRQAGTHSVKERGDVRGSTRKIYKQKGTGGARHGSKRGAQFRGGGIIFGPVVRDHGYDLQKKVRKLGLKMALSEKARTGNLFVFDQLSLAESKTRLALQMFDCFSATSALLIDGEQVNENMRNAVSNLEHLNILPQIGANVYDILRNDKLVISVEGVKALEARLR
- the rpmC gene encoding 50S ribosomal protein L29 — encoded protein: MKFDSILSKSKEELYEIVLMLKKEMLNLRTQAKVNQQTNVTRTRECRRDVARVKTRLKQLESNG
- the rpsH gene encoding 30S ribosomal protein S8, which translates into the protein MTISDPISDLLTRIRNAQRANKENVKAPASKQAECLLQVLADEGYIRGFLREKGEGFADQLKIELKYFDGLPVIKLIDRVSKPGRRVYSSIKELPLVRNGLGINILNTSHGVMSDARARKEGIGGEVICAVF
- the rplE gene encoding 50S ribosomal protein L5 encodes the protein MTALKEKYEKSIKKALMEELGLTNALSVPRVTKVVVNMCVGEAAQDSKKLQVAVDDLMAITGQKPIITKAKKSIAAFKLREGMSIGAKVTLRKDMMYEFLDRLINIALPRVRDFRGLSIKSFDGNGNYSLGIKEQIVFPEINYDKVDKVRGFDVTVCTTAKNDEDAGKLLKALNFPFTN
- the rpsS gene encoding 30S ribosomal protein S19 — translated: MARSVWKGPFFDKYLLKKASTTKESGRKEIIKTWSRRSTVIPQFVGVTFGVHNGHKFIPVYVTENMVGHKLGEFAPTRTYHGHGADKKAKR
- the rplV gene encoding 50S ribosomal protein L22, which produces MDSGTAMAILNGLRVSPRKLNLIAQAIRGMKADKAINYLSFCQRRVAKDVKKTVLSAIANAENNHGLDIDKLYIHEAYVGHGIRLKRFHARAKGRGASIKKVFSNLSVKVIEKEV
- the secY gene encoding preprotein translocase subunit SecY — its product is MSSAIEQLAAGISFSTFSKAEDLKKRIWFTLAALVIYRLGTYVPLPGINPLIISEFTRQNAGGILGILDMFSGGAIGRMTIFSLNIMPYISASIIVQLMTSVSPHMEALKKEGETGKKKLNQYTRYGTVFLAAIQAYGIAFGLEKMTGHSGPAVLDPGFMFKMSTIITLTGGTLFIMWLGEQITSRGIGNGTSIIIYSGIVANLPQAIFNTFELGRQGALSAVVIIGVMAMVALVIGYIVFMEKAQRRIPIQYPKRQVAANMPAVSQNTHLPLKLNSAGVIPPIFASSLLLLPATIIGFSSTSQDSWMASFSRLFAHGQPIYMVCFIGLIIFFAFFYTALMFNPTETSDNLKKMGSYIPGIRPGPQTAEYIDYVLTRLTVVGAIYLASVCILPELILSRVSLPFYFGGTSLLIVVSVTIDTVGQIQSHLVAHQYEGLIKKSKLKGKTKK
- the rpmD gene encoding 50S ribosomal protein L30; amino-acid sequence: MKAASKRITVQQHGSAIRRHSTQLENLKSLGLGKIGAQRELEDTASIRGLIRKVQHMVRIVSE
- the rpsC gene encoding 30S ribosomal protein S3; translated protein: MGQKVNPIGLRLGINKTWDSRWFAKRDYGKLLHQDIAIRAYIGENLTQAGISKVVIERPAKKARLSIYTARPGILIGKKGADIEKLRQSLTKIAKVDVSINIIEIRKPELDAKLIAEGIAQQIERRVSFRRAMKRAMQSAQRLGALGIRVNCSGRLGGAEIARMEWYREGRVPLHTLRSDIDYGTGTAKTTYGTCGIKVWVYKGEIKEHDPMAQDKKTAEYVLNR
- the rplP gene encoding 50S ribosomal protein L16, which encodes MLSPKKTKYRKAFKGKVHGLAKAGTSVSFGSFGLKAVEPARVTARQIEAARRAITRHIKRVGRVWIRIFPDVPVSRKPAEVRMGSGKGSPEFWMCRVKPGRVMFELDGVAQDVAEKAFELASEKLPIQTKFVKRLV